Genomic segment of Drosophila takahashii strain IR98-3 E-12201 chromosome X, DtakHiC1v2, whole genome shotgun sequence:
TCTGCTGTTGAATGGAGGATCTCCTCGAATTGCTCTTGATTCCCGAATCCTTGCGTGACGTGGCCGATGGGCAGATGCTGGACTGCCGCGAGTGGCTGGGCAGCATGGAGTTGCCAGGAGCCGGGAGACAGGCAGAGGAGCTGCTGCCAGGCTCTAAACTATTCGCTGTGGGTCTTCCGGTGGCCAAGGTGGAGGCACGTGGCCGGGGCAAAGGAGATTGCTCTACTTGGGGAGGTGCCTCGCGGGAGGTGGAGGTGCCaggtgctcctcctcctcctcctcctcctcctcctcctccattgGATTGCCTGCCACACTGCGATCTATAGCTGCCTGATCTCCCGAATGGTGAGATATCACTCCTCGATTGACTGATGTAGGATCGCACATCGATGATGTCGTCGTACATGGAGTAGGGTGAACCAGGTGAGCAgcagcctcctcctcctcctcctgcagtTTCTGGTGAGCGGAGCACACTGCTGGCCAAGGCAGTCGAGGTGGCCGCATGATGGAGCACTGGACGGGCGGCCGCCTGGGGTGCTGGTAAATCCAAAGTTTGGGTCACCACGGGTCCGCGATGGTAGCCATTGCCATTTACCATCTGATTCTCCATGAAGGCCAGCGTCTCCTCGGGATGCAGTTCCTCTTGCTCCCTTTCCCTCTCCACCTGATGACTGGAGGAGCTGGTGCCGCTGCCCCGCTTGAGAAATCGCGGCACTTTCCACACCTTTAGCTTGATCTTGGGAGGAGGAtttggaggagcaggaggcggACTAGCTGGCGGCTGTTCATCCGAATCCAGGCTGCCCGGCAGCGATTTGGTGGTGATGATGATCTTGGGCCGCTCCCTGACCACAATCACCGGCGGAATGCCCGCCGCCGCCGGATGATGGATGCCCCGCTCCACATCCCCCCCGCGACTCTGCGACTTCTTGCGCAGCTTCATGGACAGCGAGGTGAGACGCGGGCGCATGGAGAGCACCGGCGAGGGATTCAGCGAGCTGGACAGCTGACCCACCGGCGAGGCGGGCGGAACATTCGGCTGCACCGCCGACACATTGGTGGCGCTCTGGGAAAGGGATCCGCCCACTCCTCCTCCATGGGCGCCCGGGAGGAGGAGGGAGCTGCCGATGGCATTCGGCGGCATGCTGGGACTCAAACTGTTGGTGCGGGTGAAGTCACGGCGACGTCCCACCACGAAGTAAGTGCGATGACCTAAAGGGGGGTGAACAAGGGTGGGAAGAAGGTAGCGAAGGATCTGGGTTAATAAATccctaattttatttattttatttagggACTCTCACCGAAAACCTCCTCGCCCTCCTCCAGGTAGTAGGCGTCGCCCAGAAAGCTCGATGTCTCCTGCGAGATGTGCACCTGCTCCGGTTTGCCAGAGGATTCCATTCTAAGAACAAGGGTAAGATTATtggcttttaaaatttgtaaattacttatatatttttatcattAAGTAAGGTAAGTCGATTTTATAAAtggtattttttcaaaaatcttgattttggttaaaatttgatttttttaaaaagattttttgctgtaacttggtcaaaaatggtcccaaatcaaaaaggcgtacggttttgagcagctaacaacctaataattaatttcagtAAACTTTCtgtatgatttaaaaaaataaaaatttgagcaaattttcacatttttgataaggggtaacatcatgattttttgcgaaaatttggaaaaattaaaaatttcaaggtATAAATGCAGAATGATGGcaaattttattacgagttcGACGAGGTAttgcattccatatttggataattatttaattattttatgaccaAAATACTGTCcttttttgggtggaaaatcaGGATTTTGATTTGGtgcaaatttgaaatttttcttaatagattttttgttgtaactttgccaaaattggtcccaaatcaaaaaggcgaactgttttgaacagctaacaacctaacaATTAATATCAGTAAACCTTCCGTctgatttggaaaaatcaattttcgacccaattttcgcatttttgtaAGGGATtacatcacaattttttgcgaaaattggcaaaaattaaaaatttccaggtaTAAATGCAGAATGATGGcaaattttattacgagttcGACGAGGTAttgcattccatatttggataattatttaattttttatgaataaaatactgtctttttttgggtggaaaatcaggattttgatttttggtgcaaattaatcgattttttgctgtaactttggcaaaaatcgtcccaaatcaaaaaggcgaaCGGTTTTGGACAGCTAACAACCTACTTATTAATATCAGTAAACTTTCCGTctgatttggaaaaatcaattttcgacccaattttcacttttttgataagaatttttggcaaaattggcaaaaattaaaaatttccaggtttaaatgcagatcgataggaaattttattacgagttcagcgaggtatgacattccatatttggataatTATTGTCATTGTTATGgtcaaaatactgatattttagggtgaaaaatttggaatagaattttagaaaaaattaccttttttttttggttttttaatcGTATTTTGCATTTAACCTTAGTTAAACCTTACTTTAATCTGACTTTAACCTTACTTAAACCATACTCTAATCCGactttaaccctactttaaccCCACTCTAACCGCAACTTACTTGTTGGCCAGGCTGACGTCGTTGCTCCACACGTCGAACTTGACCCGTCGCGTGCCGACGATGCCGCAGAGGACGGTGCCCGTGTGGACGCCCACCCGCATCTTGACGCCCTCGTGGCGCTGGGCGTCGAAGCAGCGCATGGCGTCGATCATGCCCAGGCCCATTTCCACGCAGCAGATGGCATGGTCGGCCCGCGGCTCCGGGCAGCCGGAGACGCAGTAGTAGCAGTCGCCCAGCGTCGAGATCTTCTCGCAGCCACTCAGCGAGCAGAGATCGTCGAAGCGTTCGAACAGATCGTTCAGGATCTCCACCAGCTGCTCGGCCGTCTTGGTGGAGGACATGCGGGTGAACCCGACGATATCCGCAAACAGGATGCTCACATTCTCCATGCTGTGCATGTGAAAGGGCCGAAACAGCGACTTCACATCGTTCGAGGCGCGCGGTCGCATATAATGCGATTCGGGGGGCAGTCCGCCGGAATCGAGACCCGATGTACCGCCCTCGTTCAACAGCATATCCGCCACCTTGGGCGGCATCACCGAGTGGATCATCTTCTCCTTCAGCTGCTTCTCCATCTCCAGTTGGCGGCGCACGAGCAGATTCTGGCCCACCTTCATGAAGGTGCCGCGCATGCGCACCAGATTCATGATCAGCACATGCACACCCACCAGATGGACACTCAGATGGGCCATTATCCTGAGTATCAGGATCTTGTTGCTCGGATCCCCGTTGTTCTGCGTCTCCATGGTGCCGCCATGGATGGCACTGCAGCCGATGACCATGTGCGAGACCATCTCGAAGGCAATCGAGTAGCAGATCGCCGTGCTGGCGCCCAGCCACAAGGGCATCGGCAGGGCCGTGTAGATCAGCAGGACGATCTCCAGGCAGATGGCAAAGTGGCCCAGCGGACTGAAGGCCCGACCCGTGTAGGTCAGGAAGGCCAGCGAGGCGCCGCACAAGAGCAGCGCCGTGATCGCCGACGTCACCGTCCTGTGCTCCCTGTACAGGTCCCAGTGGGTGAAGCACAGCGCCATTATCGTCACCAGCGAGAGCATCGAGAAGGAGCTGGAGATCGGCCGCCAGAAGTCCTCCGACCCGCCGTCCACCACAAAGTACAGGCACCACGCCAGCGAGCACAGCAGGATGTACATCAGGGTGAACCTGCAGATAAAATGGGGTATTCGGAATTAGGAAACTGTCAACAGATTATAAGAACAGGATATATCCAACAATGAAACTAAGTACTAAATGGGTTTGCCAGCTTAAGGTTACCCTTTGAACACACTCTAAATTTTCCCGACTAAAGAaagtaagttttaaaaatattaaaatttgaataaataacaaaatcttagattttgctaaaaatttgaaatttttcctaatcgattttttgttgtaacttgggcaaaaatggtccaaaatcaaaaaggcgtactgttttgaacagctaataacctaataattaatatcagaaaACTTTTCGtctgatttggaaaaatacattttcgaccaaattttcacttttttgataaggggttacatcatgattttttgcaaaaaatgacataaattaaaaattttcaggtttaaatgcagatcgatagggaattttattacgagctcaacgaggtatgacattccatatttagACCATTTCGACTATTTTTacggcaaaaaatacaaatattttggggGTATAAAATCAGGATCTagtaggtataaaaaaatgtcttctttttttctaaaaatagtgAAACCCTAATGAAACCCATATACATatgaacaaataaataagGAGGTTTTCACTATTAAAGCTTAAAAGTGCAGAAAATAAAAGCTTTGGCCAGATTTAGATTAATATCCCGCACTAAAACGGAGAGAGAGAGGTTCCACTTGAACGTCCCAAAGTCGTGGCCACCCAggaatttcttttttgttcatCCCATTTAACTTTCGCTGGAAGTGGAAGTGCAAGTGCAAGTGCAAGTGCAAGCCATTCCCATTCATCCTAATTAACGCCAACTGCAGGCGGCGGCGAAAGCGGCTTACACTGGCCGGCGTGTCACCATGGGAACTTTTGCCACAGCCACTGCCGCGGCATTCATTACACACTTTGTTCCGCTCGAAGGACCAAGAGGTCAGGCCGGAACTAAAAACGGGTAATGGGTAAACTGGGAAGCTGACGATGACGACCTGCCCACTAATCTCCGGCCATTGTTGATGGAATGCCACGAAGGCATTGTTTGACTTGACTTGACTTGGCCATTCGGAAAACTTTCGGTGTCCTAATGTTTAATGGTTAACGAAAGTTCCCCAAGGAAACCCAAGGAAAGTGTCAAGCGCAGAGTCGGGTTTTCCATCTTAGAAAATGCAACTTTTGGACTTTAACTAACTAACTTTCCACCAACTGCATGTCAAAAACCTTTTAGGAAACTTTTGGGATTAAACAAGTTCCAAAACCTACggtttatgtatatatataatttataatttaaaattcggacagAAGAGCAAAAACAGGTACGTTATCAGaaattgtaaacatttttaggAAGTAATGCTGCGAACTTCTATAATTGCAAACAGCTGGAAATAGTGTTGgcattttttggaaatataaataaagaaatataaaaatacaattttattttattcataagctacaattttatttgttttttatttctattaaatttatatacgatttattgagctgataattattaattattttaagcccattgaacttataaatttatttataatttgaaaattagtACCTCTATTTTaactctaaaaaatattatataatattcatTTTAAGCCATTAAATAAGAcgtttttaaaaagtgtctaaaaaataaatacaatattttagaGGGAGCTTTTGCacggaaataaaattaaattggcaaaaacgtataaaaaaggcaaacaacaaataaaaattggatcaTTACcaagtattttttattataaaa
This window contains:
- the Ac13E gene encoding adenylate cyclase type 9, which produces MSESRRQSVSSRAMPPGVLVNDSRANSTDDIQIALAPHIQTYLSQTGRRHSCCSVMLPVAFERAAAKSWLDPKFDSPVLEEQYQASVFPHVRMRYRFTLMYILLCSLAWCLYFVVDGGSEDFWRPISSSFSMLSLVTIMALCFTHWDLYREHRTVTSAITALLLCGASLAFLTYTGRAFSPLGHFAICLEIVLLIYTALPMPLWLGASTAICYSIAFEMVSHMVIGCSAIHGGTMETQNNGDPSNKILILRIMAHLSVHLVGVHVLIMNLVRMRGTFMKVGQNLLVRRQLEMEKQLKEKMIHSVMPPKVADMLLNEGGTSGLDSGGLPPESHYMRPRASNDVKSLFRPFHMHSMENVSILFADIVGFTRMSSTKTAEQLVEILNDLFERFDDLCSLSGCEKISTLGDCYYCVSGCPEPRADHAICCVEMGLGMIDAMRCFDAQRHEGVKMRVGVHTGTVLCGIVGTRRVKFDVWSNDVSLANKMESSGKPEQVHISQETSSFLGDAYYLEEGEEVFGHRTYFVVGRRRDFTRTNSLSPSMPPNAIGSSLLLPGAHGGGVGGSLSQSATNVSAVQPNVPPASPVGQLSSSLNPSPVLSMRPRLTSLSMKLRKKSQSRGGDVERGIHHPAAAGIPPVIVVRERPKIIITTKSLPGSLDSDEQPPASPPPAPPNPPPKIKLKVWKVPRFLKRGSGTSSSSHQVEREREQEELHPEETLAFMENQMVNGNGYHRGPVVTQTLDLPAPQAAARPVLHHAATSTALASSVLRSPETAGGGGGGCCSPGSPYSMYDDIIDVRSYISQSRSDISPFGRSGSYRSQCGRQSNGGGGGGGGGGGAPGTSTSREAPPQVEQSPLPRPRASTLATGRPTANSLEPGSSSSACLPAPGNSMLPSHSRQSSICPSATSRKDSGIKSNSRRSSIQQQIYALNQSAISQHRVSGYFTSSTSSISNLGEIGLPGGGAGQQQPAPALLIPACSSQMADPLAACLQQLRKQSDLQLIRCVRDNARSQRSYLVKPPLRRFSLYFKSRQLERDFRSKAHRFGAENETEGPPTLATPRYNTYIDIFVGIAVYLCISVSLFLMTQNTVTPSFRLWVTLFSCFTAIQVFALFLFTRQMCRRRGGGQNEGHRKSQISEDLERDGRGIRGGSSCADRIFEAISSWYPWHICLAILMAMPVLLIIANFLLLDLEQLEAFEYHYGFLIFVCIVHFCNFTQLNCWVRNVLAFLAALCFIGIAVSQLMVYSHNRSEQEEEDQETGSNFIQEIKWFQDYHVEIYLDLLLILVLVWLLNREFEIGYRLTFYGNAVANQDKVRVQNMKNQADMLLHNIIPKHVAEHLKNTAKYSENHHNIAIIFASIVNFNEMYDESYLGGKEFLRVLNELIGDFDELLSRPEFRAVEKIKTIGSTFMAASGLDPSHRGSGDEHIHTLMEFSIAMQEVVDAFNKDLLEFNLILRIGMNIGDVTAGVIGTSKLYYDIWGDAVNVASRMDSTGLPNRIQVGKDCLQFLQQRYEFEPRGSVYVKGKDHMEVYLYTGRREKPLEDVVLNPGDNGKEYQEQDELGLEQEQDQDEEEEEEDEDDLHSSETTTLFKSQESLQANGHTTTTTIIISHANNNNHSNTNNNISNTSPTTTTNNNSMPVET